Proteins from a genomic interval of Arachis hypogaea cultivar Tifrunner chromosome 10, arahy.Tifrunner.gnm2.J5K5, whole genome shotgun sequence:
- the LOC112715449 gene encoding pentatricopeptide repeat-containing protein At5g39350 — protein MNRAIKVSNKDKSFGSLVAKCELLLRRYSASHSLSETKKLHAFILTLGLLSSSDFCSMLSTSYAQCSHASYASHLFDNLPRRSLFSWNTMMRMYVQIGRPHNALNLFAEMLDSDHVAPDNFTYPIVIKGCSDLSLFDMGVGVHGRTLRVGFDSDTFVQNSLLAMYMNAGEKEAAQLVFDLMQQQTVVSWNTMINGYFRNNCAELASRMYNRMMDVGVEPDCASVVSVLPACGLLKNVKLGKEVHLLVKEKGFLENMTVRNALLDMYFKCGHMKEAWKLVNGIKEKDVVAWTTLINGYMISGDARSALVVCPMMQCEGVKPNSVTITSLLSACGSLASLKHGKCLHAWAIKHWLDSEVHVETSLIDMYAKCACGNLSYKLFMKTSKKRTPVWNAVLSGFIQNGLAREAIELFKQMLANDIQPDNVTFNSVLPAYAILADLQQAMNMHCYLVKLGFLSRLEVASILVDIYSKCGSLGYAHQVFNIIPMTEKDIIIWSGIISAYGKHGHGEMAVSLFNQMVQSGVKPNQVTFTSVLHACSHAGLVDEGLSLFKFILKQHHAIPNVDHYTCIIDLLGRAGRLNDAYSLIRTMPITPNHAAWGALLGACVVHENVELGEVAARWAFELEPENTGNYVLLAKLYAAVGRWRDAEKVRDMVNEVGLRKLPAHSLVEVRNL, from the coding sequence ATGAATAGGGCAATTAAGGTTTCAAATAAAGACAAGAGCTTTGGGAGCCTTGTAGCGAAGTGTGAATTGCTATTGCGAAGATATTCAGCATCTCACTCACTTTCTGAGACCAAAAAGCTTCATGCCTTCATCCTCACCCTTGGCCTTCTCTCCtcttctgatttttgctcaatgcTTTCCACAAGCTACGCCCAATGCAGCCATGCTTCCTATGCATCCCACCTGTTTGATAATTTGCCCCGACGGAGCTTGTTCTCCTGGAACACCATGATGAGGATGTATGTTCAAATTGGAAGACCCCACAATGCTCTTAACTTGTTTGCCGAAATGCTTGATTCGGACCATGTTGCGCCTGACAATTTCACATACCCAATAGTCATCAAGGGTTGTAGTGATTTGTCCTTGTTTGATATGGGTGTTGGAGTTCATGGTCGGACATTGAGGGTCGGGTTTGATTCGGACACATTTGTCCAGAACTCTTTGCTGGCGATGTATATGAATGCTGGGGAGAAAGAGGCGGCCCAGCTGGTTTTTGACTTGATGCAGCAACAAACTGTGGTGTCTTGGAATACAATGATTAACGGGTACTTTCGGAATAATTGTGCTGAGTTAGCATCGAGAATGTATAATAGAATGATGGATGTGGGTGTAGAGCCTGATTGTGCAAGTGTGGTTTCAGTACTGccagcttgtgggcttttgaaaaatgtgaagcttgggaaagaggTTCATTTGTTAGTTAAGGAAAAGGGTTTCTTGGAAAATATGACAGTCAGAAATGCATTGCTGGACATGTATTTTAAGTGTGGTCATATGAAAGAGGCATGGAAATTAGTGAATGGGATCAAGGAGAAGGATGTGGTGGCATGGACAACTTTGATAAATGGATACATGATTAGTGGCGATGCAAGAAGTGCTTTGGTTGTTTGTCCGATGATGCAGTGCGAAGGAGTGAAACCAAATTCAGTAACTATTACTTCTCTACTATCAGCCTGTGGCAGTTTGGCTTCTTTGAAACATGGCAAGTGCTTACACGCATGGGCGATAAAGCATTGGCTTGATTCAGAGGTTCATGTGGAAACATCCTTGATTGACATGTATGCGAAATGTGCCTGTGGCAATCTAAGCTATAAACTGTtcatgaaaacctctaaaaagagaacACCCGTGTGGAATGCGGTTCTATCTGGGTTCATACAGAATGGCCTTGCAAGAGAAGCAATAGAACTTTTTAAACAAATGTTAGCGAATGACATACAACCTGACAATGTAACCTTTAATAGTGTGCTTCCTGCATATGCTATTCTTGCCGACCTACAACAGGCAATGAACATGCATTGTTACCTTGTAAAGTTGGGATTTCTTTCCAGGCTTGAAGTAGCAAGTATTCTAGTCGATATATACTCGAAGTGTGGTAGTTTAGGATATGCTCACCAGGTTTTTAATATAATTCCTATGACAGAAAAGGATATTATCATTTGGAGTGGAATAATTTCTGCATATGGAAAACACGGGCATGGTGAAATGGCTGTTTCACTTTTCAATCAAATGGTACAGTCTGGAGTGAAACCGAATCAAGTTACTTTCACCTCTGTTCTGCATGCTTGCAGCCATGCAGGTTTGGTTGATGAGGGTTTGTCTTTGTTCAAGTTTATTCTTAAACAACATCATGCTATTCCCAATGTTGATCATTATACTTGCATAATTGATCTTCTTGGTCGTGCTGGTCGACTCAATGATGCATATAGCCTTATTAGAACAATGCCTATAACACCTAACCACGCTGCTTGGGGTGCACTACTTGGTGCTTGTGTGGTTCATGAGAATGTTGAACTGGGAGAGGTAGCTGCAAGGTGGGCTTTCGAGCTCGAGCCTGAAAACACTGGAAATTATGTATTGTTGGCCAAACTTTATGCTGCAGTGGGAAGGTGGAGAGATGCAGAGAAGGTAAGAGATATGGTTAATGAGGTGGGATTAAGAAAACTACCAGCACACAGTTTAGTTGAGGTCAGAAATTTGTGA